CGCCGCGGCAGGATCTCCCGCTGTGGCGACAACCTCGCCCGCACTCTGATGTATGAGGCGGCTGTCGTTATCCTCACTCGGGTCAAGCGTGCCTCGCGGCTCAAGGACTGGGCCCTCGCGATCGCCAGGCGATCCGGTGCCGGCAAGGCGCGTGTTGCGCTCGCCCGCAAGCTCACCGTCATCCTTCACAGCATTTGGCAATCGGGCGAGCCGTTTCGTTGGTCAGCGCCAGCCATGCCAGCGTGATGTGCGATCCAACTGCTAGAGAACGCCGTCAGGCGTGAGGGATGCCCTGCGGGGCGAAGGAGCAGCCGACTGCGTCGCGAGCCGATGGGAGGGCCTTTAGCGGCTCAACCCGCTGTGGACCTTGCAGCGCCTGCGCTTCGAACCAGATGTTGCGGCGGCCATGCCGACCGCGGAGAGAACCGTGACCTCGAAGGGCAGCACTCAACCTTGACAAGGGAGGCGCGATTAGAGAACCGGCTGCTGATCGCAAGTGAGTTCGGCGCAGG
The sequence above is drawn from the Herpetosiphonaceae bacterium genome and encodes:
- a CDS encoding transposase, which codes for VPGIGALSVLAYVSTVEDPMRFARSRSVGAHLGLTPRQYQSGESDRRGRISRCGDNLARTLMYEAAVVILTRVKRASRLKDWALAIARRSGAGKARVALARKLTVILHSIWQSGEPFRWSAPAMPA